The Tenebrio molitor chromosome 7, icTenMoli1.1, whole genome shotgun sequence region taaatatacgCAATGCTCAAGACAAATTAGTCAACTACTTTATTTGTGTTACCTTCATTAATACCCTTTCCGTCCTCGAAATCTTTGTCGATTGTCTAGctgtaaataaaatgtaattatatttatatataaataaatattttcgttACCAATGATCGTTTGCATTCGAAAAACGTGTTTCTTAAGGCATAGCATTCTAGGGGGACAGTTCCATCTTGCGCTTTTAAACACTCTTTCGGTGTTTTCTTGTGCTACAAGACGTACTAATTATTACAATCTCACAAGTAATGGAGCACTCACTATTTTGCAACAATCACTTTCTAAAAGACACATTTTTAAGTCAGCTCTGGCTCCTGCACATGCCGACTTGTCGGATAATTTTTCGTTTTCTTCAGTATATTGCATCATTTTACGTCCGGTAAAATCTTTCCAAAAGACAAAttatatgatttaattttttttgtaaatatcgcTGCTTTTGTTTATCGATGATTCAGAACAAATCTGATGAATAAGTGAAAACCCCGATATACTTTACTTTCTAGATACTTACAAgcaaaatattaacaaactCTGTGTTTAAACCGacttttttaacaataattattaatctaatcactaaaattgttttcttaaaatatcactcataacctcaaaatacgCACGATACGCACAACCTGTCAGCtgattatcaaaataaatacataacctaacttttgtaATTTCAAATAGAAAGTAAAAAGCAATAAATGGTGATTTATCGGTTGGGGAAAATGTATGCAGAAGATGGAACATGCAGAGTTTGTTTGGGCAAACATCGTTTGAATTCTATATTTGGCAAAAATCTCtcggaaaaaattatgtattgtgCTTCTGTACAGGtagatttttaaatgtgtttcttttattttgtgattTGATTTATAATATTCTAGATAGTGGAAGATGataatttaccaaaaatgatttgcaatcaatgtttattttatttggataTTGCTTATATATTTCGAACTGTATGTGAAGCTACtaatcaaaaattacaaaactatTCTGAAGAACTGCCAATTGCCAACCAATACAAATGTCCCAGTGATGCAGAtacaaatgaagaaaattcagACAGCTTTTATTTCAACAACAGTCCTGTTGCCCATGAAATTGTTCTTGATGAAGATGGTAAAAACCACAATGAATCTGGTGATGACAAAGAAAtagaaataagtttggaacaaaCTACGGATCAAACACATGTAGACACTCTGGAAGGTGTGAAAGATAGTTTAAAAGATAAAGTAGGTCGTCATGTCGCTAAAAAGAATGCGGGAAAATGCCCAAAAAGGTTTCTTCCACAAGCAAAAGATATGAATGAAGATAGAATTAGTCAAAATGAAGTACCAGAAGCAGAGGACAGTGGTGCTAATATGAGAGAAGGCTTAGCTGTGAAAGAACAGGAGCAGATCTCGCCTGAAGAGAACAATGAACAGGCGCAAGAAAGAAAAACCTTTCAGTGTCAGACATGCAACAAGTTTTTTCCGTTCAAGAGTCATTTAACCCGACATTTGAGCGTCCATTCTGGAGTAAAACAATACACCTGTCAtcattgcaacaaaaaattcatCAACCGGTACAACTTGAGCGTACACATGCAAAAACACACCGGAAATTTCCCACTAAAATGCAAGCTCTGCGGGAGGGGTTTCTCGTCACCGAGTCTCCTAAAGCGCCATCTGAACTCGCACACCGGCGTTTCAAAGTTCCAGTGCAAATACTGccctaaaaaattattatatctGAGTAGCTTAAAAGTACACGAAAAAATGCACCTGTATCGCCCCTCGTACACCTGCGATGTTTGTTTTAAAGTATTTTCCTACACGAACTCTTTAACGGAGCACAAGAAAACTCATCTGGGTTTGAAAGAGTACGTTTGCGGCGTGTGCTGCAAACAATTCACCAGGAAGACGTCGCTGAAGAGACACATGATCGGACACTCTCGCGCAAATCGTATCAAATGCAAACATTGCGGCTTGTCTTTCAGCACCAACAATTACAAGATCCACCTGAACAGTCACAAAAGGAACAGAAAGCATCAGGAAAAAAGTATGAAATGTGAGGAGTGTCACGAAAGTTTTACGAGCAAGGCGCAACTCATCAAACACTTGCGACAACATGTGGGAATTAACGacagataatttttaataatgtaataatttaAGATTTTATGCATacgttatttaaataaacaattgtcaataaTACGTCTCTCTTTGGTACCATCCTTTCGGATAGCGGCGTATGTGCCATTTCCTGTACTCGTCGTAAAACATTAAGAAGATGGCGAACGGTAGCGCGTAAAACCACCTGCAATACAAACGGTAACAGATTATTTACGATCGACTGTAACTCCCTCCAGCGGCGATGACGTCACGTTTAGGAGTATGTCAATGCCGCATTGAAACGCACCATCTCCAACTCAGCGGGTAGAAAGTGAGGTAATACGTGTAGGGCAGATACGACAGCATACACGTCAAAACGGTCTCAACAACTATACTCACGTTTAGTACCATATTTTCCATTCCTGCGGACTTGTCTCATTTTCAATATCATCACAAATATGAGATTTACCTTGTTTCAAAAGCGAATTGTAACGCGTTTTACACGCCAAAAGATTAGTCCATTGTGTCACCACCACTGACATCATGACTGCGGTGTAGCAAGTACATTGCAAAACTTGTCGTTGGTGATGGGTCCATGACCTCCCATAAGAATCGTTCAAGTTTTTATGAGATTCCCATTCGTCTCGTATACCTAACAACagtagattaaaaaaaataaaacaaaaaataaaaaaaacagcaacggaaacagatttttttcaattaccaATCAGTGTTTTCGGCAAGAAACCATGTTCCGCCATCACTACGAAATAAACGAAAAAGGCGCCGAGAGCTTCCAGCATGCCCAGGTTGCCGTACGCCAAGAAGTACAGTTTTCTGTTGACCAACCTATCTCTTAGGGGATTTCGCGGTGGTCTCAACATAATGTCACTTTCGGCTTTTTCATACGCCAGACTGATGGCAGGCATCATGTCTGTCAACAAATCG contains the following coding sequences:
- the LOC138135231 gene encoding cytochrome c oxidase assembly factor 5; the encoded protein is MMQYTEENEKLSDKSACAGARADLKMCLLESDCCKIHKKTPKECLKAQDGTVPLECYALRNTFFECKRSLLDNRQRFRGRKGY